A portion of the Pleurocapsa minor HA4230-MV1 genome contains these proteins:
- a CDS encoding glycosyltransferase family 2 protein, giving the protein MLGNIRARETPVSGSFERTEQTSAMEVSIIMPCLNEAETLETCIRKAQWFIAENDLAGEVIIADNGSNDGSQEIARRLNARVIDVPAKGYGSALKGGIAAARGQYIIMGDADDSYDFSNLNPFLVKLRNGYDLVMGNRFRGGIESGAMPFLHRYLGNPVLTGIGKLLFGSPCNDFHCGLRGFRKDAIANLSLQTTGMEFASEMVVKATLHKMQITEVPTTLSPDGRSRPPHLNTWRDGWRHLRFLLMYSPRWLFFYPGIFLILAGFLATLSLLPSPKVHSLLYSSTAMTIGFQIVTFALFTKVFGISEGLLPEDRRLNKLFDYLNLETGLIAGTVLLAIGMAASVYAFGIWGQHDYGSLNPTETMPIVIPGVTCLALGIQAIFSSFFLSILGLKR; this is encoded by the coding sequence ATGTTGGGCAACATCAGGGCTAGAGAAACACCAGTAAGTGGAAGTTTTGAGCGCACAGAACAGACAAGTGCGATGGAAGTATCAATCATCATGCCTTGCCTAAATGAAGCAGAGACTTTAGAAACTTGCATCCGCAAAGCTCAGTGGTTTATTGCTGAGAACGATCTGGCAGGAGAAGTAATTATTGCCGACAACGGTAGTAATGATGGTTCTCAAGAAATAGCTAGAAGACTAAACGCTAGAGTAATCGATGTTCCTGCCAAGGGGTACGGTAGTGCGCTCAAAGGTGGGATTGCTGCCGCGCGTGGGCAATATATCATCATGGGCGATGCGGATGATAGTTATGACTTTAGTAACCTCAATCCTTTCTTGGTCAAGTTACGCAATGGTTATGATTTGGTGATGGGGAATCGTTTCCGAGGTGGAATCGAATCTGGAGCAATGCCTTTCCTCCATCGCTATTTAGGTAATCCCGTACTGACAGGTATTGGTAAACTGCTATTCGGTAGCCCCTGTAATGATTTTCACTGTGGATTACGAGGCTTTCGCAAGGATGCGATCGCTAATTTGTCATTGCAGACTACTGGCATGGAATTTGCGAGTGAGATGGTGGTCAAAGCTACCCTACACAAAATGCAGATTACTGAAGTACCCACAACCTTATCTCCTGATGGTCGCAGTCGTCCTCCTCACCTCAATACGTGGCGTGATGGTTGGAGACACTTACGTTTCTTATTGATGTATAGTCCCCGTTGGCTATTTTTCTACCCTGGGATATTTTTGATTCTCGCTGGTTTTCTGGCAACTCTATCCCTCTTGCCCAGCCCTAAAGTACACAGTTTACTGTACTCCTCAACCGCAATGACAATTGGCTTTCAGATTGTGACGTTTGCTCTATTTACTAAAGTGTTTGGTATCAGCGAAGGCTTACTACCAGAAGATAGACGTTTAAACAAACTGTTTGACTATCTTAACTTAGAGACAGGCTTGATTGCGGGAACAGTTCTGTTAGCGATTGGCATGGCAGCCTCAGTTTATGCCTTTGGTATCTGGGGGCAACATGATTATGGCTCGCTCAATCCCACCGAGACTATGCCGATTGTGATTCCTGGTGTTACCTGTCTGGCATTGGGTATTCAAGCAATCTTTTCTAGCTTCTTCCTCAGTATTTTGGGTCTAAAACGATGA
- a CDS encoding glycosyltransferase: MSQQPWLSVIIPTYNGSKYLTAALNSVVVQQDERLECVVIDDGSTDHTLAIVESFQDRLRIKLITKARAGNWVVNTNHALMEATGEYACFLHQDDLWLEGRLEQIKKAIAAYPQASLYLHDSIFIDEQGKPLGLWSCPLASRRRIISADDMIEKLLVQNFVAIPSPVFKRTAAIEIGGLNDRLWYTADWDFWLKLAALGDTCYIPKPLAAFRVHGDSQTIRRSSSVAEFRQQMRSVVDKHLSLKSSREVSKVAFFSTEVNTTLAAMVHGESTNLLQLALDFVLLGPTGWWRYWQDSRIQERISARLKAKIQTQG, from the coding sequence ATGAGTCAGCAACCTTGGTTATCGGTCATAATACCGACCTACAACGGTAGTAAGTATTTAACCGCAGCTTTAAACTCTGTGGTGGTGCAGCAAGACGAGCGGCTTGAATGTGTGGTAATTGATGATGGCTCGACCGATCATACTCTGGCCATCGTCGAAAGCTTTCAAGACCGATTGAGAATCAAGTTAATTACTAAAGCAAGAGCTGGTAACTGGGTTGTCAATACAAATCATGCTTTAATGGAGGCGACTGGGGAATATGCCTGTTTCTTACATCAGGATGATTTGTGGCTAGAAGGAAGATTAGAGCAGATCAAAAAAGCGATCGCAGCTTATCCCCAAGCTAGTTTATATCTCCACGACTCTATATTTATTGACGAACAGGGTAAGCCTCTGGGTTTATGGAGTTGTCCTTTGGCAAGCAGACGGAGAATTATCTCTGCCGATGACATGATCGAAAAGCTCTTGGTGCAGAACTTCGTAGCTATACCCTCACCTGTATTTAAACGCACTGCTGCCATCGAAATAGGGGGTTTAAATGATCGACTATGGTACACCGCCGATTGGGACTTTTGGCTCAAGTTAGCTGCTTTAGGAGATACCTGTTATATTCCCAAGCCTCTAGCAGCTTTTAGAGTACATGGTGATTCTCAGACAATTCGTCGTAGTTCCAGCGTCGCCGAATTTCGCCAACAGATGCGCTCAGTGGTGGATAAACACCTTTCCCTGAAATCTAGTCGAGAAGTTAGCAAGGTGGCTTTTTTTTCCACGGAGGTTAATACAACCCTAGCAGCAATGGTTCATGGCGAATCGACGAATTTATTGCAACTAGCTCTAGATTTTGTTTTGCTTGGGCCTACTGGTTGGTGGAGATATTGGCAAGATTCGCGAATTCAAGAGCGTATTTCTGCTCGTTTAAAAGCAAAAATACAAACACAGGGATAA